In one window of Erythrolamprus reginae isolate rEryReg1 chromosome 1, rEryReg1.hap1, whole genome shotgun sequence DNA:
- the ATF3 gene encoding cyclic AMP-dependent transcription factor ATF-3 isoform X2 has protein sequence MMLQHLGQVSASEVSASAIIPCLSPPVSLGFEDFTNLTPLVKEELKFAIQNRCLSQRMPSTLDTVMVSDRSEETSILKRECAPQEDDRKKRRRERNKIAAAKCRNKKKEKTECLQKESEKLETINAELKAQIEELKNEKQHLIYMLNLHRPTCIVRAQNGRTPEDERNLFIQQIKEGTLQG, from the exons ATGATGCTCCAACACTTGGGCCAGGTGTCTGCTTCAGAAGTCAGTGCTTCTGCAATTATTCCATGCTTGTCCCCTCCAGTTTCCCTGGGCTTTGAAGATTTCACAAATCTGACCCCATTGGTGAAAGAGGAATTAAAATTTGCCATCCAAAATAGGTGCCTTTCTCAGAGGATGCCCTCCACCTTGGATACAGTCATGGTTTCTGATAGATCTGAAGAAACatctattttaaaaagagag TGCGCACCCCAAGAAGATGATAGGAAAAAACGtcggagagaaagaaataagattGCAGCAGCAAAATGTCGaaacaaaaagaaggaaaaaacagaATGCCTGCAGAAA GAGTCAGAAAAACTGGAAACAATCAATGCAGAACTGAAAGCTCAGATTGAAGAGCTGAAAAATGAGAAGCAGCACCTGATCTACATGCTCAATCTACATAGACCCACCTGTATTGTCCGTGCCCAGAATGGTAGGACTCCAGAGGACGAAAGGAACCTTTTCATTCAGCAGATCAAAGAGGGAACCTTGCAAGGCTGA
- the ATF3 gene encoding cyclic AMP-dependent transcription factor ATF-3 isoform X1, which produces MVFLQLSPLHVTFSSSKMMLQHLGQVSASEVSASAIIPCLSPPVSLGFEDFTNLTPLVKEELKFAIQNRCLSQRMPSTLDTVMVSDRSEETSILKRECAPQEDDRKKRRRERNKIAAAKCRNKKKEKTECLQKESEKLETINAELKAQIEELKNEKQHLIYMLNLHRPTCIVRAQNGRTPEDERNLFIQQIKEGTLQG; this is translated from the exons CAAAATGATGCTCCAACACTTGGGCCAGGTGTCTGCTTCAGAAGTCAGTGCTTCTGCAATTATTCCATGCTTGTCCCCTCCAGTTTCCCTGGGCTTTGAAGATTTCACAAATCTGACCCCATTGGTGAAAGAGGAATTAAAATTTGCCATCCAAAATAGGTGCCTTTCTCAGAGGATGCCCTCCACCTTGGATACAGTCATGGTTTCTGATAGATCTGAAGAAACatctattttaaaaagagag TGCGCACCCCAAGAAGATGATAGGAAAAAACGtcggagagaaagaaataagattGCAGCAGCAAAATGTCGaaacaaaaagaaggaaaaaacagaATGCCTGCAGAAA GAGTCAGAAAAACTGGAAACAATCAATGCAGAACTGAAAGCTCAGATTGAAGAGCTGAAAAATGAGAAGCAGCACCTGATCTACATGCTCAATCTACATAGACCCACCTGTATTGTCCGTGCCCAGAATGGTAGGACTCCAGAGGACGAAAGGAACCTTTTCATTCAGCAGATCAAAGAGGGAACCTTGCAAGGCTGA